One region of Candidatus Methylomirabilis sp. genomic DNA includes:
- a CDS encoding TSUP family transporter: protein MTHVLLYPLLGLVAGIFSGLIGIGGGIIIVPALVFLFGLSQHEAQGTTLALLVPPIGLLAAWTYYKEGYVDLKIASLICLGFFLGGLLGARLATSLSNSVLEKVFGVALLLVSLKMLLTR from the coding sequence ATGACACACGTGCTGCTGTATCCACTCTTGGGCCTGGTAGCGGGAATCTTCAGCGGGCTGATCGGCATCGGCGGAGGAATCATTATTGTCCCCGCGTTGGTCTTTTTATTCGGCCTATCACAGCATGAAGCCCAAGGCACGACGTTAGCGCTACTGGTGCCGCCCATCGGCCTCTTGGCTGCCTGGACGTATTACAAAGAAGGGTATGTGGATCTTAAAATAGCTAGTCTGATATGTCTGGGTTTCTTCTTGGGAGGGTTACTGGGCGCCAGACTTGCGACGAGCCTGTCCAACTCAGTGTTGGAGAAGGTGTTCGGGGTAGCCTTACTTCTCGTGTCGCTCAAGATGTTGCTGACCAGATAA
- a CDS encoding NUDIX hydrolase produces the protein MKLIEHVLGTQVVYAGAYLSTEQQTVVLPDGRQAIRDIVRPPNAVAIVPIDDDGRIYLVRQYRPAIQRAIYEIPAGIIDHGERPVTTARRECEEEIGLRPRRLLKLCTFYSAVGFSTGSIQLFLAQGLTAGRDLRHDTTEFLEVHAIPFEQAYRWVLAHKIVDAKSIVGILWAKQRLDLPPLRDRRRPTGRRR, from the coding sequence ATGAAACTCATCGAACACGTCCTCGGCACCCAAGTGGTCTACGCGGGGGCATATCTTTCAACTGAGCAACAGACGGTCGTCCTTCCGGATGGGCGACAGGCGATCCGGGACATCGTTCGTCCTCCGAACGCCGTCGCAATCGTACCGATCGATGACGACGGCCGGATCTACCTGGTTCGACAGTATCGGCCGGCCATCCAGCGAGCCATCTACGAGATCCCGGCCGGCATTATCGATCACGGCGAACGCCCGGTCACCACCGCCAGGCGGGAGTGCGAGGAGGAGATTGGGCTTCGTCCACGTCGGCTGCTCAAGCTCTGCACCTTCTATTCCGCCGTTGGCTTCTCCACCGGGTCTATCCAGCTTTTTCTGGCTCAAGGACTCACGGCAGGCCGGGATCTCCGCCACGACACCACCGAGTTCCTGGAAGTTCATGCGATCCCATTCGAACAGGCCTACCGCTGGGTCCTGGCACACAAGATCGTGGATGCCAAGAGCATCGTCGGCATTCTCTGGGCCAAGCAACGGCTCGACCTCCCACCGCTCCGCGACCGGCGACGACCCACTGGACGCCGGCGTTAG
- a CDS encoding metallophosphoesterase, whose product MLVASQLYLFVRGDRALQQSRWSLRRKKLLRLALIGFFVSTLIIYIAFLSRWAPLEHPSPLILYLFIYPTAIWSFGSLFSFLLLLLADLTGYCARLIRAKVVQQNEASALPLDPSRRMFMQTSLGALTAAPILVSGYGASYASNGWGIEEVHLSLSSSHPFDPPLKVVQVSDIHSGLFMTPDQMRHYAEAIRQLGPDLFVLTGDFIANSAVDLPPCIKEMARVESRYGSFAVLGNHEHWYGEPEKIITAFEGAGISILHNSHQILEIDRGSIAIAGIDDLRVGRPNLGRALDGLNPTLPTILLSHRPEIFPRAAARNITLTLSGHYHGGQVKVSVLGLSISPAHLLSPYPEGLYRLRNSHLYVNRGLGTTGTPVRVNAPPEITLFHLT is encoded by the coding sequence ATGCTGGTCGCATCTCAGCTCTATCTCTTCGTAAGAGGGGATCGGGCGTTGCAACAATCTCGGTGGAGCCTCCGGCGTAAGAAGCTGCTCCGTCTCGCCCTGATCGGGTTCTTCGTCTCAACATTAATCATCTATATCGCTTTCCTCTCTCGATGGGCCCCCTTGGAGCACCCGTCTCCGCTGATCCTGTATCTCTTCATCTATCCAACCGCCATCTGGAGCTTCGGATCGCTGTTCTCATTTCTGTTGCTGCTTCTGGCTGACCTTACCGGCTACTGCGCCAGATTAATCCGTGCCAAGGTGGTTCAACAGAACGAGGCATCAGCGCTACCGCTTGATCCCTCGCGCAGGATGTTTATGCAGACCTCGCTGGGCGCGCTGACCGCGGCGCCCATCTTAGTCTCGGGCTATGGGGCGTCCTATGCAAGCAATGGATGGGGGATTGAGGAGGTACATCTCTCGCTCAGTTCATCCCATCCCTTTGATCCCCCGCTGAAGGTGGTCCAGGTCTCTGACATCCACTCCGGCCTCTTTATGACCCCCGACCAGATGCGCCATTATGCCGAGGCGATCCGGCAGCTTGGGCCTGACCTGTTCGTACTCACGGGGGATTTTATCGCCAACTCGGCAGTCGACCTGCCCCCCTGCATCAAGGAGATGGCGCGAGTAGAGAGCCGGTACGGAAGTTTCGCCGTCCTTGGAAACCATGAACATTGGTACGGAGAGCCCGAAAAGATCATCACCGCCTTCGAAGGAGCGGGAATCTCGATTCTACACAATTCCCATCAGATCCTGGAGATCGATCGCGGCTCCATTGCGATTGCGGGGATCGACGATCTGCGCGTCGGCCGGCCCAATCTTGGCCGAGCGCTGGATGGCCTGAATCCGACGCTTCCAACAATCCTGCTGTCTCATCGACCTGAGATCTTTCCGCGGGCTGCCGCTCGCAACATCACCCTCACCTTGTCCGGCCATTACCACGGGGGACAGGTCAAGGTGAGTGTGCTCGGGCTGAGTATCAGCCCTGCTCACCTGCTGAGCCCTTACCCCGAGGGTCTATACCGCCTCAGGAATTCCCACCTGTATGTCAACCGTGGCCTTGGGACTACCGGGACCCCCGTCCGCGTCAACGCCCCTCCGGAGATCACCCTCTTCCATCTGACATAG
- a CDS encoding alpha/beta hydrolase, whose translation MTNVLIRPTSFDWNPALELRLAGIDGGMIFYAVTGEGPPVLLLHGFGGEIWMWERQVAALSKRYRLYIPDLLGYGYSDRPKIDYTPSFFIEMIKQFMDQLGVSGASLIGNSMGAGIAWAFALAHPERVDKLVLIDGIPPQVVPAVRNRLLRWFLAMRHIPLLTYLVVALRTRRMVRVALTQAVYHDRLITDAVVERQYRIGHIAGTARAIASTVRYADEVARYAGALETLRKPTLIIWGEQDELFPVAVGEQLHASIRDSELVVIEGSGHMPMWEKPDETNQAILEFLGRE comes from the coding sequence ATGACGAACGTGCTCATCCGACCGACATCCTTTGACTGGAACCCGGCTCTCGAACTGCGGCTAGCGGGGATCGATGGGGGGATGATCTTTTATGCGGTAACCGGCGAGGGGCCCCCGGTGCTCTTGCTCCACGGATTTGGAGGAGAGATCTGGATGTGGGAAAGGCAGGTGGCGGCGCTGTCCAAGCGATACCGCCTGTACATCCCCGATCTCCTCGGGTACGGCTATTCGGATCGACCGAAGATTGACTACACGCCGTCGTTTTTCATTGAAATGATCAAGCAGTTTATGGATCAGCTCGGCGTGAGCGGTGCCAGCCTGATCGGCAACTCAATGGGGGCAGGGATCGCTTGGGCGTTCGCCCTCGCGCACCCCGAGCGAGTTGATAAGCTTGTTCTGATTGATGGCATCCCCCCACAGGTGGTTCCCGCGGTTCGAAATCGCCTTTTGCGCTGGTTCCTCGCGATGCGGCACATCCCCCTCTTGACTTACCTGGTCGTTGCATTGCGGACTCGCCGCATGGTGCGAGTGGCACTCACACAGGCCGTGTATCACGATCGGTTGATCACCGACGCAGTGGTGGAACGACAATACCGGATCGGCCACATTGCAGGGACCGCCAGGGCCATCGCCTCTACGGTGCGCTACGCTGATGAGGTGGCTCGATATGCCGGAGCGCTGGAGACCTTGCGCAAGCCGACCCTGATTATCTGGGGTGAACAGGACGAACTATTCCCTGTGGCGGTTGGTGAGCAGCTCCACGCTTCAATTCGGGATTCCGAGTTGGTTGTCATCGAGGGCAGCGGTCACATGCCGATGTGGGAAAAGCCCGACGAAACCAACCAGGCGATCCTGGAGTTTCTTGGCCGTGAGTGA
- a CDS encoding NUDIX domain-containing protein, which yields MQIEPDVSKAKEIRPSVSAVILNERRELLLQRRSDNGQWGLPGGSVEIGESVTVAIRREVQEETGLLVEVVRLVGVYSDPKLQVVRYPDGRVIHYINTCFECRTVGGRLQTSPETLELAYFEPAALPLALVPPHRIRIADALCWQTPAVIR from the coding sequence ATGCAGATCGAACCTGATGTGAGTAAGGCGAAGGAGATCCGCCCTTCGGTCTCTGCGGTGATCCTCAACGAGCGGCGTGAGCTATTGTTACAGCGACGATCTGACAACGGTCAATGGGGCCTACCCGGCGGCTCAGTGGAGATTGGCGAGTCTGTGACCGTGGCGATCCGGAGGGAGGTACAGGAGGAGACCGGCCTCCTGGTCGAAGTAGTGCGGCTCGTCGGTGTCTATTCAGATCCGAAGCTCCAGGTTGTGCGATACCCTGATGGACGTGTGATTCACTACATTAACACCTGCTTTGAGTGCAGGACCGTCGGGGGTCGGTTACAGACCTCTCCAGAAACCTTGGAGTTGGCCTATTTCGAGCCTGCGGCCTTGCCGCTGGCACTCGTGCCGCCGCACAGGATTCGGATCGCCGATGCCTTGTGCTGGCAGACTCCGGCAGTCATCCGATAG